A single genomic interval of Streptomyces sp. 1222.5 harbors:
- a CDS encoding DeoR/GlpR family DNA-binding transcription regulator, producing the protein MSTRTAEERQREIVRAARATGSVDVTALAAELGVAKETVRRDLRALEDHGLVRRTHGGACPVESAGFETTLAFRATSHVPEKRRIAGAAAELLGDAETVFVDEGFTPQLIAEALPRDRPLTVVTASLPVAGALVEAEHVSVLLLGGRVRPGTLATVDHWTTKMLAGFVIDLAYIGANGISREHGLTTPDPAVGEVKAQAIRGARRTVFAGVHTKFGAVSFCRFAEVGALEAIVTSTLLPAAEAHRYSLLGPQVIRV; encoded by the coding sequence ATGAGCACGAGGACGGCGGAAGAACGCCAGCGCGAGATCGTGCGGGCCGCGCGCGCCACCGGCTCGGTGGACGTCACCGCGCTCGCCGCCGAGCTGGGCGTGGCCAAGGAGACCGTCCGGCGCGATCTGCGCGCGCTGGAGGACCACGGCCTGGTCCGCCGCACCCATGGCGGGGCCTGCCCGGTGGAGAGCGCCGGCTTCGAGACGACGCTCGCCTTCCGGGCCACCAGCCACGTGCCCGAGAAGCGCCGGATCGCGGGTGCCGCGGCCGAGCTGCTCGGGGACGCCGAGACCGTCTTCGTCGACGAGGGCTTCACCCCGCAGCTCATCGCCGAGGCCCTCCCCCGGGACCGGCCGCTGACCGTGGTCACCGCGTCCCTGCCGGTCGCGGGCGCCCTCGTGGAGGCCGAGCACGTCTCCGTCCTGCTGCTGGGCGGCCGGGTCCGCCCCGGCACCCTGGCCACCGTCGACCACTGGACCACGAAGATGCTGGCCGGTTTCGTCATCGACCTCGCCTACATCGGCGCCAACGGCATCTCCCGCGAGCACGGCCTGACCACCCCCGACCCCGCCGTCGGCGAGGTCAAGGCGCAGGCGATCCGGGGCGCCCGGCGGACCGTGTTCGCCGGGGTCCACACCAAGTTCGGAGCGGTCAGCTTCTGCCGGTTCGCCGAGGTCGGCGCCCTGGAGGCGATCGTGACGAGCACCCTGCTCCCGGCCGCCGAGGCCCACCGCTACTCCCTGCTGGGCCCGCAGGTCATCCGGGTCTGA
- a CDS encoding NAD(P)-dependent oxidoreductase gives MPAPRTVLLTGAAGGLGTLMRSLLPEHGHTLRLFDVRPVDDAPDAITADLADKEALREAVRGVDAVLHLAGISLEAPFESVLRSNIEGTYNLYEAARLEGVPRIVFASSNHAVGFTPAPRAGDPLIPVDTPRRPDTFYGLSKSFGEDLAQLYWDRHGLETVSVRIGSCFPEPTSVRMLSVWMSPADGARLFHAALTAEDVGHTVVYGSSANTRLWWDLTSARALGYEPRDDSEPWAAKLIAEQGELDPADPAQSRLGGHFVTDPPIWPY, from the coding sequence ATGCCCGCACCCCGCACCGTCCTGCTCACCGGCGCCGCCGGCGGGCTCGGCACCCTGATGCGGTCCCTGCTGCCGGAGCACGGCCACACACTGCGCCTGTTCGACGTACGCCCCGTGGACGACGCACCGGACGCGATCACCGCGGACCTCGCCGACAAGGAGGCCCTGCGCGAGGCCGTGCGGGGCGTGGACGCCGTCCTCCACCTCGCCGGGATCTCCCTGGAGGCCCCCTTCGAGAGCGTGCTCCGGTCGAACATCGAGGGGACCTACAACCTGTACGAGGCGGCCCGCCTGGAAGGTGTGCCCCGGATCGTCTTCGCCTCCTCCAACCACGCCGTCGGCTTCACCCCCGCCCCGCGCGCGGGCGATCCGCTGATCCCGGTCGACACGCCGCGCCGCCCGGACACCTTCTACGGCCTCTCCAAGTCCTTCGGCGAGGACCTGGCACAGCTCTACTGGGACAGGCACGGCCTGGAGACCGTCTCCGTCCGCATCGGTTCCTGCTTCCCGGAGCCGACCAGCGTGCGCATGCTCTCGGTGTGGATGAGCCCGGCCGACGGCGCCCGTCTCTTCCACGCGGCCCTGACCGCCGAGGACGTCGGCCACACGGTGGTCTACGGCTCCTCCGCCAACACCCGCCTGTGGTGGGACCTCACCTCGGCACGGGCGCTGGGCTACGAACCGCGGGACGACTCCGAACCGTGGGCCGCGAAGCTGATCGCCGAGCAGGGCGAGCTGGACCCGGCGGACCCCGCCCAGAGCCGCCTCGGCGGGCACTTCGTGACCGACCCGCCGATCTGGCCGTACTGA